The following coding sequences lie in one Synechococcus sp. CC9902 genomic window:
- a CDS encoding LL-diaminopimelate aminotransferase, producing MVKVNGNYLKLKAGYLFPEIGRRVKAFSAANPEAALIRLGIGDVTEPLPLACREAMKTAIDAMGTAEGFHGYGPEQGYAWLREAIAQQDFQSRGCEINADEIFVSDGSKCDSSNILDILGEGNRVAVTDPVYPVYVDSNVMAGRTGDAGAEGRYAGLTYLPISADNNFSAEIPSEPVDLIYLCFPNNPTGAVATRAQLKAWVDYARSHNALILFDAAYEAFIQDPEIPHSIFEIEGARECAIEFRSFSKNAGFTGTRCAFTVVPKGLKGTAANGELVELWGLWNRRQSTKFNGVSYIIQRGAEAVYSTAGQAEVKTLVSFYMENASIIRQELTSLGLQIYGGEHAPYVWIKTPNGMDSWGFFDHLLNKANVVGTPGSGFGAAGEGYFRLSAFNSRKNVNEAMARIKSL from the coding sequence GTGGTGAAGGTCAACGGCAATTACCTCAAGCTCAAGGCGGGCTATCTCTTCCCCGAGATCGGACGACGGGTTAAAGCTTTCAGCGCTGCCAACCCTGAAGCCGCTTTAATTCGTCTCGGCATTGGCGATGTCACCGAACCGCTGCCTCTGGCCTGTCGCGAGGCGATGAAAACAGCCATCGACGCGATGGGAACAGCGGAAGGATTTCACGGTTACGGACCAGAGCAGGGTTATGCCTGGCTCAGAGAAGCAATCGCTCAGCAAGATTTCCAATCCCGTGGGTGCGAGATCAATGCCGACGAAATTTTTGTTTCCGATGGCTCGAAATGCGATAGCAGCAACATCCTCGACATCCTTGGTGAAGGCAACAGAGTTGCTGTGACAGACCCGGTTTACCCCGTGTACGTCGATAGCAATGTGATGGCTGGCCGCACCGGTGATGCTGGTGCCGAGGGGCGCTACGCCGGTCTCACCTATCTACCCATCAGCGCAGACAACAACTTCTCAGCGGAAATCCCCAGCGAACCGGTGGATTTGATCTACCTCTGCTTCCCGAACAACCCCACAGGTGCCGTAGCAACGAGGGCCCAACTAAAAGCATGGGTGGATTACGCCCGCAGCCATAACGCACTGATTTTGTTTGATGCCGCCTACGAGGCGTTCATTCAAGATCCAGAGATACCGCATTCAATTTTTGAAATTGAAGGAGCTCGGGAGTGTGCGATCGAATTCCGCTCGTTCTCGAAAAATGCGGGATTCACCGGAACTCGCTGTGCTTTCACCGTTGTTCCCAAAGGCTTGAAAGGGACGGCAGCGAATGGAGAACTTGTGGAACTTTGGGGCTTGTGGAACCGTCGTCAGAGCACCAAGTTCAACGGCGTCAGCTACATCATTCAACGCGGTGCCGAAGCGGTTTACTCCACGGCAGGCCAAGCCGAGGTGAAGACTCTGGTGAGCTTCTACATGGAGAACGCATCAATCATTCGCCAGGAGCTCACGTCGTTAGGTCTCCAGATTTATGGCGGCGAACACGCGCCCTACGTTTGGATCAAAACCCCAAATGGCATGGACTCATGGGGATTCTTCGATCACCTTCTCAACAAGGCGAATGTGGTGGGAACACCGGGAAGCGGTTTTGGTGCGGCCGGCGAAGGCTATTTCCGTCTTTCCGCTTTCAACAGTCGAAAGAATGTCAATGAAGCCATGGCAAGAATCAAATCGCTTTGA
- the clpS gene encoding ATP-dependent Clp protease adapter ClpS, which yields MAEETPTRSPGGAAVLDKAPERVRKRSPRYKVLLHNDPVNSMEYVMTTLRQVVPQLSEQDAMAVMLEAHNTGVGLVIVCDIEPAEFYCETLKSKGLTSSIEPED from the coding sequence ATGGCAGAGGAGACACCCACCCGCAGTCCAGGAGGGGCTGCGGTTCTCGATAAGGCGCCTGAGCGTGTTCGGAAACGTTCACCTCGATACAAGGTGCTGCTTCACAACGACCCTGTGAACAGCATGGAGTACGTCATGACGACATTGCGCCAAGTGGTTCCTCAGCTGAGTGAACAAGATGCAATGGCCGTGATGTTGGAAGCCCACAACACCGGCGTTGGCTTGGTGATCGTCTGCGACATCGAACCGGCTGAGTTCTACTGCGAAACTTTGAAATCCAAGGGTCTAACGAGTTCCATCGAACCCGAGGACTGA
- a CDS encoding CPBP family intramembrane glutamic endopeptidase, protein MISALLDRCLLVRPRWLPLVLLVPVLYGLGWLIASALIPLGIPNSSVSLIGTLLSFSLFLVVMPHWVQRRWQRKQCWIALGILPSRNQAWKVPVVALWRGLCLAVGLLGILVIPILLSGWGTWRGDWTLTTAMNALSLCLGVGIAEEIIFRAWLWTELQHLTSRFGAVVGQALVFSVVHTRFNLGVMPMLGLLTGLFLLGMTLAIQRNHDQGSLWGCVGMHGGLVGGWFLLTQGLLDLSEAPAFLVGYPTAQPNPLSGLIAITALGLLLIWQWPSVQRISQPERLGS, encoded by the coding sequence TTGATTTCAGCGCTACTGGACAGGTGTCTCCTGGTTCGTCCGCGCTGGCTACCACTGGTTTTGCTTGTGCCAGTCCTTTACGGACTGGGTTGGCTAATTGCATCAGCACTCATTCCACTGGGAATCCCCAACAGCAGCGTGTCTCTTATTGGAACGCTGCTCAGTTTTTCATTGTTCCTCGTCGTGATGCCCCACTGGGTGCAACGTCGCTGGCAACGAAAACAATGCTGGATTGCCTTGGGAATCCTTCCATCCCGTAACCAAGCGTGGAAGGTTCCCGTCGTAGCGCTTTGGCGCGGTTTATGCCTGGCAGTTGGACTGTTGGGAATACTGGTTATTCCAATCCTGCTAAGTGGCTGGGGAACCTGGCGAGGCGATTGGACTCTGACAACCGCAATGAATGCGCTCAGCCTCTGCCTTGGGGTGGGGATTGCCGAGGAAATAATTTTCAGGGCGTGGTTATGGACAGAACTCCAACACCTCACTAGCCGGTTCGGTGCCGTCGTAGGCCAAGCACTGGTCTTCAGCGTGGTTCATACCCGCTTCAACCTTGGCGTCATGCCCATGCTGGGACTGTTAACAGGTCTTTTCCTGCTCGGGATGACGCTCGCCATACAGAGAAATCACGACCAGGGATCCCTTTGGGGATGCGTTGGAATGCACGGAGGCCTTGTCGGTGGCTGGTTTCTTTTAACGCAAGGACTCTTAGACCTCTCTGAAGCACCAGCGTTTCTCGTGGGCTACCCAACCGCACAACCCAATCCCCTCAGTGGGCTTATTGCAATCACAGCTTTAGGCCTGCTTCTGATCTGGCAATGGCCATCTGTACAGCGCATCAGCCAGCCAGAGAGATTGGGGTCGTAA
- a CDS encoding tetratricopeptide repeat protein: MSSTNQPLQALEASIQLARQNYKEAKIDSALQHIKEGLQIDEHNAQLLEIAASTHLRFNNNNEAIKYAQELITHHPRNPHGYSRYAQALLQQKQPFNANQMALSGLQEAPHNQQLLALTSESYQALERWDQSLELANQLIEFHPSLHMGYLKAAQNLLKLNKPNEASSIAERGLKAKPNHPHLHSIASEAYRARHLHNHSLNHAKALIENQPDSIEGHKRAAQDLLKLGLRNEAILIIEQLIQRNKSKKAAAMASKLFKVAGQTSRSLVLTTQLAKANDATDDDQRQWISNLFSCRQIDLALSKIECNNPIDAEIQSNTLRALLSQPLNTFKKLSKHERNLIREYDIYYHLSLPNFNPTLEDLEQRLKSTNKIILLVVHVGKCAGESIITALEETFTSNEVEVIEYHTFDSNMLIRESLPLLHKHSDRIHIVTCTRNPVDRWISAFNWDYHTFFLSSQFYCPDHIIQLHRQYFSALELTNGLMRKEIEAHELATFKHLAYGHMAKGISWYLPEEIIDNLPKQAISTINVETIQNDFNQCIHTITTTFKQIGKREPTPIPKTKQNYQHWYKSGAFSAARQFSDAQRQFLEQFLNEDYKVNNKLNKI; this comes from the coding sequence ATGAGTTCAACCAACCAACCACTTCAAGCTCTCGAAGCTTCCATACAATTAGCCCGCCAAAACTATAAAGAAGCGAAAATCGACTCAGCCCTCCAACACATCAAAGAAGGGCTACAGATTGATGAGCACAATGCCCAATTACTCGAGATTGCTGCCAGCACTCATCTTCGTTTCAATAATAACAATGAAGCCATTAAATATGCTCAAGAATTAATCACACACCATCCAAGAAATCCGCATGGATACAGCAGATACGCACAAGCCCTGCTGCAACAGAAACAACCTTTTAATGCCAATCAAATGGCACTTAGCGGATTACAAGAAGCTCCACACAATCAACAGCTCCTGGCATTAACTAGCGAATCTTATCAAGCGCTAGAGCGCTGGGATCAATCACTAGAACTGGCAAATCAACTTATTGAATTCCATCCAAGCCTGCACATGGGATACCTCAAGGCAGCACAAAACCTTCTAAAACTCAACAAACCCAACGAGGCTTCTTCTATCGCAGAACGAGGCTTAAAAGCAAAGCCGAACCACCCTCATCTTCATAGCATTGCCAGCGAAGCCTACCGAGCCAGACACCTACACAATCACTCACTCAATCACGCAAAAGCCTTAATTGAAAATCAACCAGACTCCATCGAAGGGCATAAACGAGCAGCCCAAGACTTACTGAAACTAGGGCTAAGGAATGAGGCAATTTTAATCATCGAGCAACTCATTCAACGAAACAAGTCCAAGAAAGCCGCGGCAATGGCCAGCAAGCTCTTCAAAGTAGCCGGACAAACATCAAGAAGCCTCGTTCTTACAACACAACTCGCCAAAGCAAACGATGCAACAGATGATGATCAACGGCAATGGATTAGCAATTTATTCTCATGTAGACAGATTGATCTTGCACTATCTAAAATTGAATGCAACAACCCAATCGATGCAGAAATACAGAGCAATACTCTTCGAGCTCTCCTCAGCCAACCACTCAATACATTTAAGAAACTATCAAAGCATGAGCGGAACTTAATCAGAGAATACGATATCTATTATCACCTATCTCTTCCTAACTTTAATCCAACTCTGGAAGATTTAGAACAACGGCTCAAATCCACCAACAAGATCATCCTACTTGTGGTGCATGTTGGGAAATGCGCAGGCGAATCAATCATCACCGCACTAGAAGAAACCTTCACCTCAAACGAAGTGGAAGTCATCGAATATCACACTTTTGATAGCAATATGCTGATCAGAGAAAGTCTTCCATTGCTCCACAAGCATTCCGATCGAATCCACATTGTGACTTGCACTCGCAATCCTGTGGATCGCTGGATATCTGCTTTCAACTGGGACTACCACACATTTTTCTTATCAAGCCAATTCTATTGTCCAGACCACATCATTCAATTACATCGCCAATACTTCTCCGCCCTAGAATTAACCAATGGCTTGATGCGGAAGGAAATAGAGGCCCATGAATTGGCCACATTCAAACACCTTGCCTATGGACACATGGCGAAAGGAATCTCCTGGTACCTACCAGAAGAAATTATCGACAATCTTCCTAAGCAAGCAATATCGACAATCAATGTTGAAACAATCCAAAATGACTTCAATCAATGCATTCATACAATCACAACAACTTTCAAACAAATAGGTAAACGGGAACCAACACCCATCCCAAAAACCAAGCAAAATTATCAACACTGGTACAAATCAGGGGCATTTAGTGCCGCCAGACAATTCAGCGATGCACAAAGACAGTTCCTCGAACAATTCCTAAATGAAGATTACAAAGTAAACAATAAATTGAATAAGATTTAG
- a CDS encoding photosystem II high light acclimation radical SAM protein, with amino-acid sequence MSPQQERVLLVRLPCNPIFPIGPVYLADHLHKCFPGMPQRILDLAALPVLDVQRVLLATVDQFRPTLLVFSWRDIQIYAPVDGRGGNPLQNSFEVFYARNPLKRLHGALGGLRLMTSHYGELHRNQSLVRRGLKRACRHHPEARAVLGGGAVSVFYEQLSRSLPKGTIVSVGEGEPLLEKLLLGQSLEGERCFQVGEPPRSGLIHEQPESRPKTACDYSYIASIWPQLDWYLEAGDFYVGVQTKRGCPHNCCYCIYTVVEGKQVRLNPVDEVVAEMRQLYDRGVRGFWFTDAQFIPARRYIEDAKELLRAIKAEGLTGIRWAAYIRADNLDPELAQLMVETGMSYFEIGITSGSQELVRKMRMGYNLRTVLESCRMLAEAGFKDHVSVNYSFNVIDERPGTIRQTVAYHRELEKIFGADRVEPAIFFIGLQPHTHLEQYGFDQGLIKPGYNPMSMMPWTARKLLWNPEPMGSTFGRVCLEAFDQNAADFGRTVMNILERDYGISPLKEALRAPVLGRAAIADAVK; translated from the coding sequence TTGTCTCCACAACAGGAACGGGTGCTGCTGGTGCGGCTGCCGTGCAATCCAATTTTCCCGATCGGCCCCGTGTATTTGGCCGACCACCTGCACAAATGTTTTCCAGGGATGCCCCAGCGCATCCTTGATTTGGCGGCACTTCCTGTGCTGGATGTGCAGAGGGTTCTTCTGGCCACCGTGGATCAGTTTCGACCCACCTTGTTGGTGTTTTCCTGGCGGGATATTCAGATTTATGCCCCGGTTGATGGTCGCGGCGGTAACCCTCTTCAAAATTCCTTTGAGGTCTTTTATGCCCGCAATCCCCTAAAGCGCCTCCATGGTGCCCTTGGGGGTTTGCGCTTGATGACCAGCCATTACGGCGAGTTGCATCGCAATCAGTCGCTTGTTCGTCGTGGCCTGAAACGTGCGTGCCGCCATCATCCAGAAGCCCGTGCGGTGCTTGGCGGTGGTGCCGTCAGTGTCTTTTATGAGCAATTGAGTCGTTCCCTGCCGAAGGGAACGATTGTTTCTGTGGGAGAGGGAGAGCCGCTACTTGAAAAGCTTCTTCTGGGTCAGTCGCTCGAAGGCGAACGCTGCTTTCAAGTTGGTGAGCCCCCTCGCTCAGGACTAATCCATGAACAGCCTGAGAGTCGACCCAAAACGGCTTGCGATTATTCCTATATCGCTTCTATCTGGCCCCAACTTGATTGGTATTTAGAAGCTGGTGATTTCTACGTTGGCGTTCAAACCAAGCGTGGTTGCCCCCATAACTGCTGCTATTGCATTTATACCGTTGTGGAAGGAAAGCAGGTTCGATTGAATCCGGTTGATGAAGTTGTGGCTGAAATGCGCCAGCTTTATGACCGTGGCGTTCGTGGCTTTTGGTTCACCGATGCTCAATTTATTCCAGCACGTCGTTATATCGAAGATGCAAAAGAGCTGTTACGCGCGATTAAAGCTGAAGGACTGACTGGAATTCGTTGGGCTGCTTACATCCGCGCCGATAACCTCGATCCTGAGCTCGCTCAACTCATGGTTGAAACTGGGATGAGCTATTTCGAGATTGGTATTACGTCAGGTTCCCAAGAGTTGGTTCGCAAGATGCGAATGGGTTACAACCTCCGAACTGTTCTTGAGAGTTGTCGGATGTTGGCGGAGGCTGGCTTTAAAGATCACGTATCAGTCAATTATTCATTCAATGTGATCGACGAAAGGCCCGGAACTATCCGCCAAACCGTGGCGTATCACAGAGAATTAGAAAAGATTTTTGGTGCGGATCGAGTTGAGCCGGCAATTTTCTTTATTGGATTACAGCCTCATACGCATCTTGAACAATATGGCTTCGATCAAGGATTGATCAAACCCGGTTATAACCCTATGAGCATGATGCCCTGGACCGCTAGAAAATTGCTATGGAACCCTGAGCCGATGGGTAGTACATTCGGCCGCGTCTGTTTGGAAGCTTTTGATCAAAATGCGGCCGATTTTGGCCGCACTGTGATGAATATTCTTGAGCGAGATTATGGCATTTCTCCCTTGAAAGAAGCCTTAAGGGCACCTGTCTTGGGCAGAGCTGCAATCGCTGATGCGGTGAAATAG
- the psbA gene encoding photosystem II q(b) protein, translating into MTTTIQQRSGASSWQSFCEWVTSTNNRLYVGWFGVLMIPTLLAATICFVIAFVAAPPVDIDGIREPVAGSLMYGNNIISGAVVPSSNAIGLHFYPIWEAASLDEWLYNGGPFQLVVFHFLIGIYAYMGREWELSYRLGMRPWICVAYSAPVAAASAVFLVYPFGQGSFSDAMPLGISGTFNYMLVFQAEHNILMHPFHMLGVAGVFGGSLFSAMHGSLVTSSLVRETTESESQNYGYKFGQEEETYNIVAAHGYFGRLIFQYASFNNSRSLHFFLAAWPVVGIWFTALGVSTMAFNLNGFNFNQSILDGQGRVLNTWADVLNRAGLGMEVMHERNAHNFPLDLAAAESTPVALQAPAIG; encoded by the coding sequence ATGACCACCACCATCCAGCAGCGCTCCGGCGCTTCTAGCTGGCAGTCCTTCTGCGAGTGGGTCACCTCCACCAACAACCGTCTGTATGTCGGTTGGTTCGGTGTGCTGATGATCCCAACTCTGTTGGCTGCCACCATCTGCTTCGTCATCGCATTCGTCGCCGCTCCTCCGGTTGACATCGATGGCATCCGCGAGCCTGTCGCTGGCTCCTTGATGTACGGCAACAACATCATCTCTGGTGCTGTTGTTCCTTCCAGCAACGCCATTGGCTTGCACTTCTATCCCATCTGGGAAGCAGCTTCACTCGACGAGTGGCTGTACAACGGCGGTCCTTTCCAGCTCGTCGTCTTCCACTTCCTCATCGGCATCTACGCCTACATGGGTCGTGAGTGGGAACTCTCTTACCGCTTGGGCATGCGCCCTTGGATCTGTGTTGCATACAGCGCACCTGTCGCTGCTGCATCTGCAGTCTTCCTCGTCTACCCCTTCGGTCAGGGTTCGTTCTCTGATGCAATGCCCCTGGGCATCTCTGGAACCTTCAACTACATGTTGGTGTTCCAGGCTGAGCACAACATCCTGATGCACCCCTTCCACATGCTGGGTGTTGCAGGCGTCTTCGGCGGCAGCTTGTTCTCCGCCATGCACGGCTCACTGGTGACCTCCTCCTTGGTGCGTGAAACCACCGAAAGCGAGTCCCAGAACTACGGCTACAAATTCGGCCAAGAAGAAGAGACGTACAACATCGTGGCTGCTCACGGCTACTTCGGTCGCCTGATCTTCCAATACGCCTCCTTCAACAACAGCCGTAGCCTCCACTTCTTCCTGGCTGCCTGGCCCGTTGTCGGCATCTGGTTCACCGCCCTTGGCGTGTCAACCATGGCCTTCAACCTGAACGGCTTCAACTTCAACCAGTCCATCCTTGATGGTCAGGGCCGCGTCCTGAACACCTGGGCCGACGTGTTGAACCGTGCAGGCCTCGGCATGGAAGTCATGCACGAGCGCAACGCTCACAACTTCCCCCTCGACCTGGCAGCTGCTGAGTCCACACCTGTGGCACTGCAAGCACCTGCAATCGGTTGA
- a CDS encoding aspartyl/asparaginyl beta-hydroxylase domain-containing protein, with protein MLTSPDDATTPKQRRKRKRSTIERVIRWGPWHYRFWREIARWCYEQSLHNPAVVDEALGFPNHVELLQSYDAIRRETLEIALSGRLPANHEIMEQQRTLYEFDRKAWGMLPLRGYGYNYPANQDLIPTLKSFLKRHPDVVSAAVSLFPPGKILRPHKGPFKGVWRFHLPLYVETLENETTSCELMIDGVTYYLQEGEGFLWDDTFLHSAVNRSEQPRVVLLFDVFRHDQPFWLVGMSWVFLWVAQIWQHLQNMRERALLR; from the coding sequence ATGCTCACCTCGCCAGATGACGCGACAACCCCAAAGCAGCGCCGAAAGCGAAAGCGGTCGACGATCGAACGTGTTATCCGCTGGGGGCCTTGGCACTATCGCTTTTGGCGAGAAATCGCCCGTTGGTGTTACGAACAATCCCTCCACAATCCTGCTGTGGTGGACGAGGCTCTTGGGTTTCCTAACCATGTGGAACTCCTACAGAGCTACGACGCCATTCGTCGAGAAACCTTGGAGATCGCGCTTTCAGGTCGGCTACCGGCCAACCACGAAATCATGGAGCAGCAACGCACCCTGTACGAATTTGATCGCAAAGCTTGGGGAATGCTGCCACTACGGGGCTACGGCTACAACTACCCGGCCAATCAAGACCTCATCCCGACGCTCAAATCTTTTTTAAAACGGCACCCCGATGTGGTGTCTGCTGCAGTAAGCCTGTTCCCACCTGGAAAAATATTGCGGCCACACAAAGGACCGTTCAAAGGAGTGTGGCGTTTTCACCTTCCCCTGTATGTGGAAACGCTTGAGAACGAAACAACATCCTGTGAACTGATGATCGATGGAGTGACGTATTACCTCCAGGAAGGCGAGGGATTCCTCTGGGACGACACGTTTCTCCACTCCGCAGTCAATCGTTCTGAACAACCTCGGGTGGTTCTGTTATTTGATGTCTTCCGGCATGACCAGCCGTTTTGGTTGGTCGGCATGAGTTGGGTCTTCCTCTGGGTCGCCCAAATTTGGCAACACCTTCAAAACATGCGCGAGCGTGCCCTATTGCGATGA
- a CDS encoding cupin domain-containing protein, which produces MNNLEGLIQQHQLKRHPEGGWYRELHRSTALVQRPDAAKRPGLTAILFLLPKDEISCWHRVVGADEAWIHIDGADLNLFQCKPDGSGLQETSLNRNNPLHVVPGGCWQAARCDGSYALVSCCVGPGFDFADFEMLRQQLESKRPVLPHPELI; this is translated from the coding sequence ATGAACAACCTTGAGGGACTCATCCAACAACACCAGCTCAAACGCCATCCAGAGGGAGGTTGGTATCGAGAACTGCATCGCAGCACAGCGCTCGTCCAACGGCCTGATGCGGCGAAACGCCCTGGTTTAACCGCCATTTTGTTCCTACTACCAAAAGACGAAATCAGTTGCTGGCATCGGGTAGTCGGCGCTGATGAAGCATGGATCCATATCGATGGCGCTGATCTCAACCTGTTCCAATGCAAGCCAGATGGTTCAGGACTGCAGGAGACCAGTCTGAACAGGAACAATCCACTCCATGTAGTGCCTGGTGGATGCTGGCAGGCAGCTCGATGCGACGGCTCTTACGCCTTGGTGAGCTGCTGCGTCGGTCCAGGTTTCGACTTCGCCGACTTTGAAATGTTGCGGCAACAGTTGGAATCGAAACGTCCGGTGTTGCCCCATCCAGAACTGATCTGA
- the aroC gene encoding chorismate synthase has protein sequence MGSSFGDLFRISTFGESHGGGVGVIVEGCPPRLELDLDEIQAELNRRKPGQSHITTPRKEADQVEILSGLLDGKTTLGTPIAMLVRNKDQRPGDYSDMAVAFRPSHADATYQSKYGIQARSGGGRASARETIGRVAAGAIAKQLLRKAAGTEILAWVKQIHTIEAHGIDPSTVSMNDIEANIVRCPEASVANQMIERIEAIGREGDSCGGVIECVVRQPAVGLGMPVFDKLEADLAKAVMSLPATKGFEIGSGFSGTLLKGSEHNDAFIPGDDGRLHTATNNSGGIQGGISNGEPIVIRVGFKPTATIRKEQQTIDSDGNATTLAAKGRHDPCVLPRAVPMVEAMVALTLADHLLRQQGQCSLW, from the coding sequence ATGGGCAGCAGCTTCGGCGATCTCTTCCGCATCAGCACCTTCGGTGAATCCCACGGCGGAGGCGTTGGTGTGATTGTGGAGGGCTGCCCGCCAAGGCTGGAACTGGATTTAGACGAAATCCAAGCAGAACTCAACCGTCGCAAACCAGGACAAAGTCACATCACCACACCCCGAAAAGAAGCCGATCAGGTGGAGATTCTGAGTGGCCTGCTGGACGGAAAAACCACCCTGGGCACCCCCATTGCCATGTTGGTGCGTAATAAAGATCAGCGACCCGGGGATTACTCGGACATGGCCGTGGCCTTTCGACCCTCCCATGCAGATGCCACCTATCAATCCAAATACGGCATCCAAGCCCGTAGCGGTGGCGGACGAGCATCAGCCCGAGAAACCATTGGCAGAGTGGCGGCTGGCGCCATTGCCAAACAACTTTTGCGTAAAGCAGCTGGAACTGAAATCCTGGCGTGGGTGAAGCAGATTCACACAATCGAAGCCCATGGCATCGACCCATCCACGGTTTCCATGAATGACATTGAAGCCAACATTGTGCGCTGTCCAGAAGCCTCCGTGGCCAACCAGATGATCGAGCGCATTGAGGCGATTGGCCGAGAAGGCGATTCCTGCGGTGGAGTGATCGAGTGCGTTGTCAGGCAGCCTGCCGTGGGACTAGGGATGCCGGTCTTCGACAAATTGGAAGCCGATCTCGCCAAGGCGGTGATGTCGCTACCAGCCACGAAGGGATTTGAGATCGGCTCAGGGTTTAGTGGAACCCTCTTAAAAGGCAGCGAACACAATGACGCCTTCATCCCAGGAGACGATGGCCGCCTCCATACCGCCACGAACAACTCCGGGGGCATCCAAGGCGGGATCAGCAACGGAGAACCGATCGTGATCAGAGTGGGATTCAAACCAACGGCCACCATTCGCAAAGAACAGCAGACCATCGACTCTGATGGCAATGCGACAACCCTGGCCGCAAAAGGGCGTCACGACCCCTGCGTACTGCCTCGGGCCGTACCCATGGTGGAAGCGATGGTGGCCCTGACGCTGGCAGATCATCTGCTCAGACAACAGGGCCAATGCAGCCTGTGGTGA
- a CDS encoding bifunctional 4-hydroxy-2-oxoglutarate aldolase/2-dehydro-3-deoxy-phosphogluconate aldolase: protein MTYELLNTSDSNHSKWLTRQEAIIASLRCQPFLLVVRPLLDDALSSQRLLDQLKVLHDAGLRHVEVAWSSHAGWKSFVREIQGCCPRFHLGVASVVGSEALQDLQLLDLSYAMAPCWDPSLVSEARDLGQLIIPGVLSPTEVHQTAAFGCRLVKLFPAVTVGVAYWKRLEAPLGPLPFVVAAGGLTTNDLSDWLGAGHDAVALGRRAIGDHGFGDQCVDPALLGWLTRSPSSA, encoded by the coding sequence GTGACGTACGAGTTGCTGAATACGTCTGATTCCAATCATTCCAAGTGGCTGACACGGCAAGAGGCAATCATTGCCTCCTTGCGGTGTCAGCCTTTTTTATTGGTAGTGCGTCCTTTGTTGGACGATGCCTTGAGCTCCCAAAGGCTTCTTGATCAGCTGAAAGTTCTTCATGATGCAGGCCTGCGTCATGTCGAGGTGGCTTGGAGCTCCCATGCGGGTTGGAAATCTTTTGTGCGGGAAATCCAAGGGTGTTGTCCCCGCTTTCATCTTGGAGTTGCTTCGGTTGTGGGGAGTGAGGCTCTTCAAGACCTGCAGTTGCTTGATCTTTCCTATGCGATGGCCCCCTGTTGGGACCCTTCGTTGGTAAGTGAAGCTCGGGATTTAGGCCAGTTGATTATTCCAGGCGTCTTGAGTCCCACTGAGGTTCATCAGACCGCAGCATTTGGTTGTCGTCTCGTGAAGTTATTCCCAGCGGTCACGGTTGGTGTTGCCTACTGGAAAAGGCTTGAGGCCCCGCTGGGGCCGTTGCCCTTTGTGGTTGCAGCAGGTGGCCTGACGACCAATGATCTTTCCGATTGGCTCGGTGCGGGCCACGACGCTGTTGCTCTTGGGCGTCGAGCCATCGGCGATCACGGTTTCGGCGATCAGTGCGTCGATCCCGCGCTGCTCGGCTGGCTGACCCGGTCGCCGTCTTCAGCCTGA